In the genome of Crassaminicella thermophila, the window TGGAAAAATCAATTTGAAAATGAAAAGGTTAATGCAAAAGAAAGTACGTTTACTTCTATTTGGACTGACTGCGAACCTAATATTCGGATAATAGATTTTCCAAATTTAAAACAAGAGATTATTGATAGATATAAAAAGTCAACTCCTAATTTTAATATTGATGAGCAAGAATTTGGAGAAAGAAGTGTTGTATTAGAGACAAAGACAAAATACCGTTTAGGTGCTGTGATTCCAACAAATATTAAATTATATGATTATCAAATTGAAGCAATTGATAAATGGGAGAAGCAGGATTTCAAAGGAATCTTTGATATGGCAACAGGAACAGGAAAGACATTTACAGGACTAGGAGCAGTTGCAAGATTGTCAGAAAAATTAGATGACAGATTAGCAGTAGTAATTGTATGTCCTTATCAGCACCTAGTTGAACAATGGGTAGAAGATGCAAAAAACTTTAATATAATGCCTATAATAGGTTATAGTAATTCCCCTCAAAAGGATTGGAAAAAAAGATTATCAACTTCGGTAAGGAATCAAAAATTAAAAGTAAGAGGTAGAGATTTTTTTACATTTATATGTACTAATGCAACTTTTAAGTCAAAAATAGTACAAGAACAAATTTCCAAAATAAAAAACAACTTATTATTAGTAGTTGATGAGGCACACAATTTTGGAACAGAAGGAATAAGAAATCTTTTAGATGATAGATTTACATATAGATTAGCATTGTCGGCCACTCTAGAACGACACAATGATGAAGAAGGAACTCAAAAATTATATAACTATTTTGGAGAAAAGTGTATTGAATATTCGTTGGAACAAGCTATTAAAGAAAAAAAATTAACCCCATATAAATATTATCCTGTAGTTACGACACTTACAGAAGATGAAAGAGAAATATACTCTAAATTATCATATGAGATGTCAAGAAATTTAATTAAAGGTAAAAATGGTAAATTGAAATTAAGTAAATATGGTGAAATTTTAGCTTTAAAAAGAGCTAGAATTGTTGCAGCAGCGAAGGAAAAAATAGATGTGTTGAGAGAAAAGATAGTTCCATATAAGAATGACAGCTATATTTTGGTTTATTGTGGTATAGCTAATGTTATAGATGATAATCAAGATTATTCTATAGTTGATGAGTGTGATTTAAGACAAATAGATGTTGTTACAAATTTATTGGGGAATGAGCTTAATATGAAAGTTTCCCAATTTACGTCTAAAGAAGATATAGAAGAAAGAAAAATTTTAAAAGAACAATTTGCAAAAGGTGAGCAACTACAAGCTTTAATTGCAATTAAATGTTTAGATGAGGGTGTAAATATACCTAAGATAAAAACAGCTTTTATATTAGCAAGTACAACTAATCCAAAGGAATATATTCAAAGGAGGGGGAGAGTTTTAAGACGTGCAGAGGGGAAAGATTTTGCTGAAATATATGATTTTATAACTTTACCAAGACCTCTTGATGAAGTATCTTCATTAACGATAGAAGAAATGAAAAGAGATATTTCATTAGTTCAAAATGAAATAGTAAGAATGGAAGAGTTTGGACGTATTTCTATGAATGCTATGGATTCATATTCTTTGATATGGGAAATAAGAGAACTATATGGACTGAATGATAGAGATTTAGAATTTATACAAGATATTTAGGGGGGGATATTATGGCAAATGTAAATGGTATTGAAATTGATGAAAAAAAAGCACAAAGATTGTTAAAAAAACTTATTCTAATGGAAAAAAATAATATAAGAACCAAACAAAATAGTGATCCAGATATGGTTAAAAAAATCAAGAAAATGATTGAGGAGGAAGTAGGATGTTACTAAAGTCGCTGAAATTATCAAATTTTAGACAGTTTAGAAATGAAGAAGTACAATTTTCTACAGACTCAGATAAAAATGTAACAATTATTATAGGAGAGAATGGAACAGGGAAAACAACATTTTCTCAAGCGTTTTTTTGGTGTTTATATGGTGATGTTGACTTTAAAGATAAATCAATGCTTAATAAAATAGTTGCGTCAGAATTAACACCGGATAAAAGTGCAACTGTAAAAGTTATATTGTCACTTATACATGCAGGAACAGAATATGAAATAATAAGAGAACAAGTTTACAAAATAAATTATTCAGGAAAATTAAAAGGTTTAAACTCTACATTAAATATTCAGTATAAGAAAAATGGACAACAAGAATTTTTAAAACCTCTTGAGATAGAGCCAAGAATAAAAGAAATATTGCCGAAAGAATTATCTAAGTATTTTTTCTTTGATGGAGAAAGAATTGAAAAAATGAGTAAAGAAATTCAAAGTGGTCGAAAAAGCTATGAATTTGCACAAGCAGTTAGAGGATTATTAGGTTTAAGTGCATTTATTTCTGCCTTAGAACATCTGAAACCTACTTCAAAAGGTGTTATTGGAAGTTATGAGAATAGTTATGATGCAAAAAGTAATATAAATATAGCCAGATATACTGATGAAATTGATAAATACAAAACTCAGCTTGAAAAAATAGAAAATAGATTAAAAGAAATAGAAAATGAAATTCTAAAATCAGAAGATAGAAAGAAGGAATTAGAAAAAATAATACAAAAATATGCAGAAGGTGAAAAACTACAAAATCAAAAGAAGAATTTGATTAACAAAAGATCAAGCACACTAAATTCAAAGAGAATAACAATAGATAAATTGCTTAGAGAATTTAATGATAAAGCATCTTCATATTTTGCAAGATCTATGATAAAAAAATCATTGGAAATACTGGGAAACGGTGATTTTACGAATAAAGATATACCTGAAATGCATGCAAAAACTATTGATTTTCTAATTAAAAAAGGGACATGTTTATGTGGAACACCATTAGAGGTAGGAAGTAAAGAATACAATAACATACTTAGTTTATTACAATATTTACCTCCACAATCAATTGGAATAGCAGTAGGTCAATTTATAAAAGAAAGTCAGATGAGAGCTAAAACGTCAAGAGATTTATTTGAGTCTTATTCATCTACTCTAGCTGTTATAGAAGAACAAAATGATACTATTGCCGCATATGATAATGAAATATCTTTAATTGAAAAAAATTTAGTTGGAATCGAAAGTGTTGCTCCTTATCAGAGTGAATTACAGATTTGTGAAAAGGTAATTCGTGATAGAACTAGAGAAAAAGATGAATTAATAGAACAAAGAGGTTCGATTACAACTAAAAAAGAGCGTGCTAACACAGAAAGACAAGCATTAACTTTAAGAGATGAAACAAATAAGAAAATTGAAATATATAAGGCCTATGCTCAATATATGTATGATGAGATAAAGAAAGTTTATAAAGAAAATGAAAACTTTACAAGGAAAAAGTTGGAAGATACAATAAATAATATTTTTAAAGATATCTATCAGGGAGGATTATCATTAACTATAGATGAAAATTACAATATAGCTGTTCTTGTAGATGATTATGAACAATTTTCAAATGTAGAGACTTCTACGGCACAAAGTATAGCAGTAATATTTGCTTTTATTTCCGGTATTATAAAGATGGCACGAGAAAGTAATACAAGTAACGATGAAAGAGTAAAGATGTTAGCTTCAGAACCTTATCCATTAGTTATGGATGCACCGTTATCAGCATTTGATAAACGTAGAATTGAATCAGTATGTAAAGCATTACCTAATATTGCAGAACAAGTTATAATTTTTATAAAAGATACAGATGGAGATTTAGCAAAAGAACACATGGGTGAAAAAATTGGAAAGCAATATAGATTTGATAAACTCAATGAGTTTGAAACTGTACTGAACTAGGAGGTTGAAGTATGTTTGATAAAGAATACTCATTTAAAGGTAGTCATGCAAAGAAAGTAAATCGTTTGACCGGACAGTTTGATGAGCATAGCAAATCAAAAATTTTTAGTAGAAATATAGATGTATATATAGTTGCTCCTCTCATTGGTTTTCTTTATGGTAGAAAAAGTCCTTTGAATAATGAAGATAAAGAATCAGCAAAAATAATGGGAGATATGATAATAAAATCGGCAGAAGATTTAAAATATAATCTTAGACTGATTTTATTATTAGATGAAAAATATGAACCTGACGAGAAAGAAAGAATTAATAGGGCTTTTAAATTTTTGGGTTCTGAAAAAACAGTGAAACAGGATTTGGAATTATTTGAAAGTTATGTAAGAGGTGGTGTAGATGTTCTTTATGAAAAAATTATGGAGCCAAGTAATGAATATATGAATAATTTATATGACTTCTTAGAAGAATTTGATGATAGATTTAATCAAACAATCTCAGATGACAGTATAGTAGATCTATGTAAGTTAGCGAGAAGTTAGGTGAAAACGTGATTTCAGATAATAAAAGAAGTATCATATTAAAAAATTTACAAACTTTAGCAAAAAATAAAGGGTATTTGACATTTGATAATATTCTTGATATAAGTGAAAAATTTGATATTAAAATAGATGATGTTGATAGGATCTCTGAGAGTGTTTTAGATTCAGGAATAATAATAAAAGATACTGATGATGAAAAAGAAGATAAAAGTAATATAGATAGAAGTAGAATTGATTATAATGAGATATATGATAAGGTTTTAGAATTAGATTCTACACTCAAATCATATATAAAATTTATTAAAAAAGTGCCATCTCCTGCTGTAAGAGAACTTCAGCATTTAATATATCAAGCGAAAGATGGAAATAAGTATGCTGTAAGTAGAATAGTATATATGTATTCTAAGATGGTAATTAAAATAGCATTGTCATTCTCAGAAAAGCTACATTTGCCCATAGCAGATACCATTCAAGATGGGATAGTAGGTTTAATTTATGCCATTGATAAGTATGATCCTAGTAGTGAAGGTGGATTTGCTACATATGCACCTTGGTGGATTCGTCAGTATATTCAGCGAGAAGCAAAAATAATTAATTCTTTGATATATTATCCAGTATATATGAAGGAAAAAATCTTTTCTATATATGACATAGTATTAGAGCATATATGTGATAAATGTTTAGAAAATGGGTATTGTCCTCGTTTATTATCACAAATACAGGGAAAATTAGAATGTGATTTAGAACAAGTAGTATGGTTTTTAAATCAATTACAAGAATATTATAGTATTGAGTCTCTTATTGGTGATAATAATGAAGTTTTTAACGATAACAATTTGTTTGAGGATATTATGATTGAAAATATAAATAGGGATATTTTGAAAGATAGAATATCATGTACATTATTACAATTTAAAGAGAGAGAACGTAAAGTTATAGAAAAAAGATTTGGATTTAAAAATGATATAGAAATGACCCTAGAAGAAGTAGGTAAGGAGTTTGGTGTAACAAGAGAAAGAATTAGACAGATAGAGTATAAGGTTCTTAAAAGATTAAAGCATCTTAGTAGAAGAAAAAGACTAAAGTAGAGGTTGAACTTTTACGTAAGCAAAAGTTTGCTTTATACAAAATTGTAATTAATTTTAGAACTTTTTTTAGTTGCTTAAATACAATGGTATCTGTACATAATGAATTCCAAACTGATATGGGAGTTGAGGACAGTTCACTGTGGTAAGAAAGTTGTAGTAGAAAAGAATTAATGGTATTCTCCAATAGAAAAAAGGATATACAAACCTATGGAATAAATTATACAATAGGAATAAATTATACAATAAAAAAACAAGTCATTCGATTATTAGAAGAAAAATTTTAATGCAATTTTTGAAGTGATGAAGAGATGAGGATATAAAATAATATATCGAGATAATATTAATGTTTTAGGGATAGAGGAACTAAAAAGCATGATGGATATTGCAAAACATATATGAATTGTTATTAAGATTTATTGTTTATACTTTTGATAAACTCAGTTAATTTTTCTAATTGGTCTGGGTTTAATTTTTTTGCATGGCTAGTTAACTTTAACAAAGATGAATTCGTTTTATTTTGAATATCAAAAAAATCTTTTAGAGAAATATTTAGTGCAGTGCAAATTTTTTCAATAATTTCAATGTCTGCTTTTCTTTGATTATTTTCTAATTTGCTCAATACAGGTTGAGAGATTCCTGCTTTTTTTGTTAATTCCTTACTAGAAATATTAAATTCTTTTCTTAATTCTTTAATACGCTTACCAACATCCATAAAAGTCTCCTTAATATATTGAAAAATTTACTAATTTAAATATAAAATGAAATCTTTATAAATTCAAGGATTTTACCTAATAAAATAAAAATATACATTATATATTCTAAAAGGGAATATATTACATTGATAAATATTCTTGAATAGAATAAAATAAAAGTAGATAATATTCTATATTAGAATAATTTGAGAAAGGAATTATCACAATGAGACATATTGTAAACTTATCAGGAGGAAAAGATAGCACAGCTTTAGCAGTATATTTAACAAAAAAATATCCAAATGTTAAATATGAGTATGTGTTTTGTGATACAGGATGTGAACTACCAGAAACTTATGAGTACCTAAATAAAATAGAAAAAGTATTAGGGATTTATATTGTAAGATTGAATAGTGATAAACCTTTTGAATTTTATTTAGAAAAAATGAATGGATATTTACCAAGTGTATTTGCTAGATGGTGTACAAGAGAAATGAAGATAAAGCCTTGGGAAAGATATGTAGGAGATGATAATGTATATTCATATATAGCCATTAGAGCTGATGAGGATAGAAAAGGGTATATTTCAAGCAAGAAAAACGTTCATACAGTATATCCATTTATTGAAGATGGTATTTGTATTGGAGATGTAGAAAAAATTTTATTAGAAAGTGAGATCGGATATCCTACGTATTATGAGTGGCGTTCAAGAAGTGGTTGTTATTTTTGTATGTTTCAAAGAAGAATTGAGTGGGTGAATTTATATAAATATCATCCTGAGTTATTTAAGAAAGCATTAGTTTTTGAAAAAGATAATTTTACATGGATTAAAGGAATGTCATTATTAGATTTATTATATAGAGGGAAAGAAATAGAGGAAAGATATTATAAGAAACACTCTAAAAAAGATGCGAAAAAAGAGATAGAGGATGAAGATGATTATAATGATAAGTGTTGTTTGATATGTAGTTTGTAGAAGAAATATTAGAAATTTTGTAAAGAAGGTGAGTATTAATGATCAATGAAAGTATTTAAAGATATTTTTGTAAAAGAAGAAGATATGCGATATATTGGAGAAGTTATTGGGATTTATGAAGAGATATATGAGTAGGTGAAATAGTAAAATGACTAAAAACTACTACAATCAAAACGCAAAAATATTCATTGAAAATACCCTAAAAGCAGACATGACAAAAATCTATCAAAGATTTGAAAAGTATTTGAAAAAAGGTGATCGCATTTTAGATCTAGGCTGTGGTTCAGGGCGATGTGGTTCAGGGCGAGATAGCTTATACTTTATGAATAAGGGGTATGATGTTTTAGCTGTTGATTATGCAGAAGAACTTGTAAAGTCGGCTAGTAAGCTTTTAAACAAAGAAGTAATTATTCTTGATATGAGAGAGATGGATTTTTATGAGGAGTTTGATGCCATTTGGGCCTGTGCTTCTATTCTTCATATAAATAGAGAGGATATTAATAATGTTATTAGAAACTGTGAGATGGCATTAAAGAATGGTGGGATTTTTTATTTATCTTTTAAATATGGTGATAAGGAAGAATGGAGAAACGAAAGATTTTTCAATTATTACAATGAAACAAGCTTTAAACGTTTGATTGATCAATTTTCTTATCTTAATATTATAGAAACATGGAAAACTAAAGATGTACGAAAAGGAAGAGAAGATGAGTTTTGGTTAAATGTGATTATTAAAAAAATGAAGGAATGACTCAAGTGTATATACTTGAGTTATTTTTTTAGCGAAAATCACCTAAAATTTTTAATTAACAAAAGACTCAGACGATAATATTTGGTATACTATAACCTATATAATAATATTGAAAGTTTGAGGTGAAGGATAAATGGTTATGAAATACAAAAGTACAAGAGGAAATGATGAATATATAACATCAGCAGAAGCAATTTTGCAAGGATTATCTAAAGATAGAGGTTTATTTGTACCTGTAGAGTTTCCAGTGATAGATATTGATTTTAGTGAAATGGTTTCTATGGATTATAAAGATGTAGCCTTTTATATTTTGAAAAAATTTTTAGATGATTTTAGTGATGAAGAGCTAAAAGATGCTATTGAAAAGGCTTATGATGATAAGTTTGAAGCAAAGGAAATTGCACCTTTAGTAGAAAGAGAGGGAGTATATTTTTTAGAGCTTTATCATGGAAAGACCCTTGCTTTTAAGGACATGGCACTATCTATACTTCCTCATTTATTAACAAAAGCTGCAAAAAAATTAGGAGAAGATAAAAAAATAGTTATTTTGGCAGCAACTTCAGGGGATACAGGAAAAGCTGCTCTAGAAGGTTTTGCAAATGTTAAGGATACTGAAGTTATTGTATTTTATCCAGCAAATGGGGTTAGTGAAATCCAAAGAAGACAAATGATTACCCAAGATGGAAATAATACCCATGTTGTAGCAATTAAGGGGAATTTTGATGATGCCCAAAGGGGTGTAAAGGAAATTTTTAATGATGATAAATTTGCAAAAAGAATGGCTGATTCTGATTATGTCTTTTCATCTGCTAATTCTATTAATATAGGGAGATTAGTTCCTCAGGTTGTGTATTATGTTTATACTTATATTGAATTGTTAAAAAGAGGAGAAATAAAGGCAGGAGAAAGAATAAATTTTGTTGTGCCTACAGGGAATTTTGGAAATATTTTAGCAGGATATTATGCTAAAAGAATGGGACTGCCTATTAACAAATTAATATGTGCATCAAATGAAAATAATGTGCTTTCTGATTTTTTAAATACAGGGATATATGATATAAATAGAGATTTTATTCTAACAAAGTCTCCATCTATGGATATTTTGATTTCAAGCAATTTAGAAAGATTGTTGTATGAAATTAGTGATCAAGATGAAGAATTGATTCGTACAATGATGAGCCAATTAGAAAATGAAGAAAAGAAATATAATATCAAAGAAAGTATGAAGAAAAATCTATCTGATTTTTATGGAGGCTTTGCTAATGATGATGAAACCTTAATAACTATAAAGAAGGTATATGATGCTTCAAATTATGTGATAGATACACATACGGCAGTTGCTTATAAAGTGTATGAACAGTATAAGGAAGAGACAAATGATGAAAGCAAAACTGTTATTGTATCTACTGCGAGTCCTTATAAGTTTACAAAGAGTGTATTAGATGGATTAATGGATAAAAATTACGAAGAAAATGAATTTGAAATGATAAAGCTTTTATCAAAGCTAACAGGATTACACATTCCAGAACCAATAAAGGATCTAGATAAAAAGCCTATCCTACATCATATAGAATGTGAAAAACAGGAAATGAAAGCTGTTGTGGCAGATATTTTAAATATTTAAAACTATATCTTTGTATAATTAAGCCTATAAAAGATACATATTATAATAGAGGTTAAATAGATGATATGTATCTTTTAAAAGGTGGATGTGAATGGAGAAAGGGATTATAATTTTAGTTTTACAATTGGTTTATGTACCTGTATTGACTTTAAGAACAATTTTTATGGTTCGAAATAAATGTAAAATTTCTGCAGTTTTTGGATTTTTAGAGTCAGCTATATATATTTTTGGATTAGCATTGGTTTTAAAAGGAGAAAAAAATATTTATAGCATGGTAATATATGCTCTTGGGTTTGGTTTAGGGATTTGTTTAGGTGGCTTTATTGAAAATAAAATAGGGATAGGAAATGTTGCTATTACTGTAAATATGAAAAATAAAAATGAATCTCTTATTACCCAGTTAAGAGAAATGGGTTTTCATATAACAATATTTGAAGGCATGGGGGTAGATGGTAAGAGGTATCAATTTGACATTTTAACAAGTAGACATAAAGAAGAAGAATTATTAGAGTTAATAAAAGCCTATGAACCTAATGCTTTTATAATTTCATTCGAACCAAGAAAATACAAAGAGAGGACAAGTTTAAGGTTGAAATAAAAAATATATTGACAACATTTAAAATACTTGCTATAATTATAAAAATTCAAAAAATAAAAGTGTTGAAAGAGACGAAGCTTTTGTAAAAGTATTTTCAGAGAGTCGGGATGGTGGAATCCGATAATACTAAAAAGTGGAGATCACTCTGGAGCTGTGCAAATGAAAATAAGTAGTTTGCAACGATTGACCCCGTTAGATGGTCTAGGTTTGTTGGAACTGAAATAAGCGGCACATTTGTGCAATTAAGGTGGTACCGCGGGTTAATTCTCGTCCTTGAAGTATATCTTCAAGGACGTTTTTGTTGTATAAAGAAAACCACTAGCTAAGCTAGTGAGTTCTGAAAAGCTTTAGCGATGAGCAGAAAAATAAAACCTCCTTTTGATAAAATAGAATAGGTTTCGCCAGCCAATTCTAAAATCAAAGGAGGTATCCTATATGGATAGTACTAGTTTATCACATACAAAATGGAATTGTAAGTATCATATAGTTTTTTCACCTAAGTTTAGAAGAAAAGAGATTTATGGAAAAAAGAAAGCAGAAATAGGAAAGATATTAAGACAGTTATGTGATTGGAAAGGAGTTCAAATAATTGAAGCAAATGCATGTGTTGATCATATACATATGTTAGTTTCAATTCCACCAAAAATGAGTGTGTCAGGTTTTGTAGGTTATTTAAAGGGAAAAAGTAGTTTAATGATATTTGAAAAGTTTGCAAACTTAAAATATAGATATGGGAATAGACATTTCTGGTGTAGAGGATATTATGTAGATACAGTAGGAAGAAATAAAAAGGCAATAGAAGAATATATAAAAAGCCAGCAAAATGAGGATATGGCAACAGATCAAATAAGTATGAAAGAGTATATAGACCCTTTTAAGGGTAGCAAGTAGAGAATTTTATGCGGCTGGCGAAATTTATGCGTGCCTTAAGGCACAACGCTGGAAAGTTGCCCTTATAGGGCTTAGGAAAAACCACCAGCTAAGCTGGTGGATATTTATATTTCAATAAATGATAGAAAGGAGGATAAAGATGGAAAATAAAGAGAAGAAAATGGAGGAGTATCTAGTTGAAGATACAGAGCAGCAAGAAATGCCACAAGCATATCAAGGTAATGTAAACTACTTTGGAAGTGGAAGATTTTCAGATGAATATAGATTTTAGGAGGCTTTCATGGAAGAAATAGACATTATCATCAAAGTATAAAAGAATCTATTGTATAAAAAGCAATAGATTCTTTTTTGTAAGCATAATTCCAATATAGATAGCTGATTTGTATTGACGAAGCGGATAAGAATGGTATAATATTATATAATAGATTTAACATATCAAAAACAATTGCTCCTAATTCTTTAGAAGAAATTGTACGAGATTGTTAAAATCTAGAGAATTAGGAGGTGAAAGGTATGGCAGACAAAACATTAGTATGCAAAGATTGCGGAAAAGAGTTTTTATTCACAGAAGGTGAACAAGAATTCTTTAAAGAAAAAGGATTTGAAAGTGAACCAAAAAGATGTGTTGAATGCAGAAGAGCAAGAAGACAACAAAATAGCCAAAATAGATAAATGGATATTTAAGCTGCTACCGTAATGGTTAGTAGCTTTTTTATTTTGGATGATGATAATTTTAAAAAAAATACTATTGATTTTTATGAAAAAGTATGGTACATTATTTTTCGTCCCTTGAGAGAGGGAAAAACAACTAGAAAAAAATCTAGTTGACTTACTTTGAAAGACGTGGTAGAATATTTCTTGTCGTCGCTGACAGAGAGCACAAACAAAAAATAAAAAAAGTGCTTGACGGATTCGACAAAAAATGATAAGATAAAAAAGTCGCTGAAAGGCGATAAGATGTTTGATCTTTGAAAACTACACAGTGTAAGAAATTAAGCCAGCATAAAAGCGCGCAAGCGCAAAACGCCAATTTTTATTTGAGAGTTTGATCCTGGCTCAGGATGAACGCTGGCGGCGTGCCTAACACATGCAAGTCGAGCGAAGCGAATACAACAGATTCTTCGGATGAAGTTGTATAAGCTTAGCGGCGGACGGGTGAGTAACGCGTAGGCAACCTGCCCTATACAGAGGGATAGCCTCGGGAAACCGGGATTAATACCTCATAAAACTCTAGTGTCGCATGATACATGAGTCAAAGATTTATCGGTATAGGATGGGCCTGCGTCTGATTAGCTAGTTGGTGAGGTAAAGGCTCACCAAGGCGACGATCAGTAGCCGACCTGAGAGGGTGATCGGCCACACTGGAACTGAGACACGGTCCAGACTCCTACGGGAGGCAGCAGTGGGGAATATTGCACAATGGGCGAAAGCCTGATGCAGCAACGCCGCGTGAGCGATGAAGGCCTTCGGGTCGTAAAGCTCTGTCCTAAGGGAAGAAAACTGACGGTACCTTAGGAGGAAGCCCCGGCTAACTACGTGCCAGCAGCCGCGGTAATACGTAGGGGGCGAGCGTTATCCGGAATCACTGGGCGTAAAGGGGTGCGTAGGCGGCCGATAAAGTCTGGGGTGAAAGGCTACGGCTCAACCGTAGTAAGCCTTGGAAACTTATTGGCTTGAGTGCAGGAGAGGAGAGTGGAATTCCTAGTGTAGCGGTGAAATGCGTAGATATTAGGAGGAACACCAGTGGCGAAGGCGACTCTCTGGACTGTAACTGACGCTGAGGCACGAAAGCGTGGGGAGCGAACAGGATTAGATACCCTGGTAGTCCACGCCGTAAACGATGAGTGCTAGGTGTCGGGGGGTACCACCCTCGGTGCCGCAGCTAACGCATTAAGCACTCCGCCTGGGGAGTACGGTCGCA includes:
- the thrC gene encoding threonine synthase — encoded protein: MKYKSTRGNDEYITSAEAILQGLSKDRGLFVPVEFPVIDIDFSEMVSMDYKDVAFYILKKFLDDFSDEELKDAIEKAYDDKFEAKEIAPLVEREGVYFLELYHGKTLAFKDMALSILPHLLTKAAKKLGEDKKIVILAATSGDTGKAALEGFANVKDTEVIVFYPANGVSEIQRRQMITQDGNNTHVVAIKGNFDDAQRGVKEIFNDDKFAKRMADSDYVFSSANSINIGRLVPQVVYYVYTYIELLKRGEIKAGERINFVVPTGNFGNILAGYYAKRMGLPINKLICASNENNVLSDFLNTGIYDINRDFILTKSPSMDILISSNLERLLYEISDQDEELIRTMMSQLENEEKKYNIKESMKKNLSDFYGGFANDDETLITIKKVYDASNYVIDTHTAVAYKVYEQYKEETNDESKTVIVSTASPYKFTKSVLDGLMDKNYEENEFEMIKLLSKLTGLHIPEPIKDLDKKPILHHIECEKQEMKAVVADILNI
- a CDS encoding AAA family ATPase, with translation MLLKSLKLSNFRQFRNEEVQFSTDSDKNVTIIIGENGTGKTTFSQAFFWCLYGDVDFKDKSMLNKIVASELTPDKSATVKVILSLIHAGTEYEIIREQVYKINYSGKLKGLNSTLNIQYKKNGQQEFLKPLEIEPRIKEILPKELSKYFFFDGERIEKMSKEIQSGRKSYEFAQAVRGLLGLSAFISALEHLKPTSKGVIGSYENSYDAKSNINIARYTDEIDKYKTQLEKIENRLKEIENEILKSEDRKKELEKIIQKYAEGEKLQNQKKNLINKRSSTLNSKRITIDKLLREFNDKASSYFARSMIKKSLEILGNGDFTNKDIPEMHAKTIDFLIKKGTCLCGTPLEVGSKEYNNILSLLQYLPPQSIGIAVGQFIKESQMRAKTSRDLFESYSSTLAVIEEQNDTIAAYDNEISLIEKNLVGIESVAPYQSELQICEKVIRDRTREKDELIEQRGSITTKKERANTERQALTLRDETNKKIEIYKAYAQYMYDEIKKVYKENENFTRKKLEDTINNIFKDIYQGGLSLTIDENYNIAVLVDDYEQFSNVETSTAQSIAVIFAFISGIIKMARESNTSNDERVKMLASEPYPLVMDAPLSAFDKRRIESVCKALPNIAEQVIIFIKDTDGDLAKEHMGEKIGKQYRFDKLNEFETVLN
- a CDS encoding class I SAM-dependent methyltransferase; this encodes MTKNYYNQNAKIFIENTLKADMTKIYQRFEKYLKKGDRILDLGCGSGRCGSGRDSLYFMNKGYDVLAVDYAEELVKSASKLLNKEVIILDMREMDFYEEFDAIWACASILHINREDINNVIRNCEMALKNGGIFYLSFKYGDKEEWRNERFFNYYNETSFKRLIDQFSYLNIIETWKTKDVRKGREDEFWLNVIIKKMKE
- a CDS encoding DEAD/DEAH box helicase family protein: MSLQDIDIKDEYRSLIDNVVKDFYIPLLQKASEYKRAVGFFSSSALIEISKGIAGLAKNGGKILMVASPYLSDDDVEAIRKGYELRDKIIRRALVRELNEPKDLYEKDRLNLLANLVSDGILDIKIAFTEDKNKMGMYHEKMGIISDALGNKVAFSGSMNESATAMMINYETIDVFCSWKNQFENEKVNAKESTFTSIWTDCEPNIRIIDFPNLKQEIIDRYKKSTPNFNIDEQEFGERSVVLETKTKYRLGAVIPTNIKLYDYQIEAIDKWEKQDFKGIFDMATGTGKTFTGLGAVARLSEKLDDRLAVVIVCPYQHLVEQWVEDAKNFNIMPIIGYSNSPQKDWKKRLSTSVRNQKLKVRGRDFFTFICTNATFKSKIVQEQISKIKNNLLLVVDEAHNFGTEGIRNLLDDRFTYRLALSATLERHNDEEGTQKLYNYFGEKCIEYSLEQAIKEKKLTPYKYYPVVTTLTEDEREIYSKLSYEMSRNLIKGKNGKLKLSKYGEILALKRARIVAAAKEKIDVLREKIVPYKNDSYILVYCGIANVIDDNQDYSIVDECDLRQIDVVTNLLGNELNMKVSQFTSKEDIEERKILKEQFAKGEQLQALIAIKCLDEGVNIPKIKTAFILASTTNPKEYIQRRGRVLRRAEGKDFAEIYDFITLPRPLDEVSSLTIEEMKRDISLVQNEIVRMEEFGRISMNAMDSYSLIWEIRELYGLNDRDLEFIQDI
- a CDS encoding sigma-70 family RNA polymerase sigma factor, encoding MISDNKRSIILKNLQTLAKNKGYLTFDNILDISEKFDIKIDDVDRISESVLDSGIIIKDTDDEKEDKSNIDRSRIDYNEIYDKVLELDSTLKSYIKFIKKVPSPAVRELQHLIYQAKDGNKYAVSRIVYMYSKMVIKIALSFSEKLHLPIADTIQDGIVGLIYAIDKYDPSSEGGFATYAPWWIRQYIQREAKIINSLIYYPVYMKEKIFSIYDIVLEHICDKCLENGYCPRLLSQIQGKLECDLEQVVWFLNQLQEYYSIESLIGDNNEVFNDNNLFEDIMIENINRDILKDRISCTLLQFKERERKVIEKRFGFKNDIEMTLEEVGKEFGVTRERIRQIEYKVLKRLKHLSRRKRLK
- a CDS encoding helix-turn-helix domain-containing protein; its protein translation is MDVGKRIKELRKEFNISSKELTKKAGISQPVLSKLENNQRKADIEIIEKICTALNISLKDFFDIQNKTNSSLLKLTSHAKKLNPDQLEKLTEFIKSINNKS
- a CDS encoding phosphoadenosine phosphosulfate reductase domain-containing protein, producing MRHIVNLSGGKDSTALAVYLTKKYPNVKYEYVFCDTGCELPETYEYLNKIEKVLGIYIVRLNSDKPFEFYLEKMNGYLPSVFARWCTREMKIKPWERYVGDDNVYSYIAIRADEDRKGYISSKKNVHTVYPFIEDGICIGDVEKILLESEIGYPTYYEWRSRSGCYFCMFQRRIEWVNLYKYHPELFKKALVFEKDNFTWIKGMSLLDLLYRGKEIEERYYKKHSKKDAKKEIEDEDDYNDKCCLICSL